The Clupea harengus chromosome 22, Ch_v2.0.2, whole genome shotgun sequence genomic sequence AGCTATGCAATCACCAGAAGTTTttagttgtgttttgtttgcggAGCATAAATGGAGCATAGCTTCTACGGCTCAAAAAGGaaatccacctctctctctctctctctctctcgtgaggAGCATATTTCTTAGGGATGCCATCCATCAGGAAGCACTCAGTCCATGTCTGGGTTCTGGGTTGACTCATTGATAACCTGGATGTCAAAAAGTAGGTAAGTAAAAGAGGAGAATTCAAAATGATGCAGGCCATATTAGACAGACATAATTActagaataaaaataaaataggatatcaaataaaacaataaatatgATCACCTTGATTTTCTTGTTAGTAGTTTTATGTCGGCTTTATGTGTGGATGTAATTGTCCCAACCTTACCTGTCCGTCTCTGGTCTCTATGGTCTTAATGAGGACCTTCTTGGTTGTTGTCATTGAACTTTCTAGTGGTCTGGACTCCAGCATGGATTCTGTGGTGACAGGATTTAAGCAGACACCTTGACTAGCAGTTACAGAGGTCAAGTTACATGTACTTGTAACATGAAACCTGAAAATGGCCTTGCTATgagaatattcacaaaaatcagGCAGCAGGCATTCAGTGAACTGACCTCTTAGATTAAGGGAAGAGAAGTTTGGCACCGGGGTAGAAATTCTGAGAAAAATGAACAGAGCGGATTCCGTACAAATATAATTCATCAGTTAGACTTAGAAGGTGTGAATACCAAGACAGCACACCAAATATGAAACAGATAAAACTAGACTACATTTATTTCACTACACTTCTATTCTTCTCTCAAGTCAAGAGAGGAGaagcttgcttgtgtgtgtgtgtgtatgtccatatatatatatgtgtgtgtgtgtgtgtgtgtgtgtgtgtgtgtgtatgtgtgtgtgtgtgtatgtgtgtgtgggtgggtgtgtgtgcgtgtgtgtgtgtgtgtgagtgtgtgtgtgtgtgtgtgtgtgtgtgtgtgtgtgtgtgtgtttgtccatatgtgtgcgtgtgcgtgtgtgtgagtgtgagtgtgagtgtgtgtgtgtgtgtgtgtgtgtgtgtgtgtgtgtgtgtgtgagagtgtgggtgtgagtgtgtgtgtgtgagtgtgaatgtgtgtgagtgtgtgtgtacatctataTGTATCTGTACACAGGCACctgctttcctctccctccagcaGCTTCCTGTAGGTGGCGATTTCAATGTCCAGCGCCATCTTGACGTTGAGCAGGTCCTGGTACTCCCTCAGGTGGCGCGCCATCTCGTcctttatgttgttgttgtcgtcctCCAGCCGGGTAATGGTTTCCTGGTTGCCGGACACCTCCATGGAGAagttctcctccatctctctcatctgtcgCTCCAGAGACTCGTTCTGTAAAGAAGAGATGGAATGTTGAAGGAGGAGGCAGTTGGTGGTGATTTAGTCATTCTTATGAACACATTATTATAGGCCTGCATTTGTTAGTATATGTCTTTCATTTGTATTAATTAgtgtacatttttttaaagatatgcTAGTTAAAGCAGGCAAAAAGTATTACATGACTTCACTGGAGTTCCTCAAACTTACATGGACAAAGttaagatgagatgagaacaGACAAATAACTTAATCACTTCACTAGTGATTATTATGTGATCTGGATGGCCTCTTGTCTATGTTAGAGAGCTCCCCaaccttacttaaagacactaTGCACCCCAATCTAGTACTAAAATCACAAGACATAAATCCTAAAAATAGAATAGGCAGTCTATTTTCAGTTTGATACTGTGAAATTATGTTACTATACTACTATATATTATACTATGGGACTCCCTGGTATGAATCATCCAGACTGTAATAATTGTGGTACAGGTTTTATAGCAGTTCTCAGTGGGGATCCTAACCACTTACAGTGCCTTTGAGGGAATCCACCTCACAGGTGAGGGCCTGCACCTGGCGACGGTAGTCATTAGCGTCCTGCTTGGCCAAGCGCAGGGCCTCTGTGTTCCTGGCCGCAGACTCAGTCAGGTCAGCAAACTGCTcaggccagagaggagagagcgaaagagagacagagcgagagagagatgagaaacagaaggatggagggagaaagatggagtgagagagagatgagagacagaaggatggagggagaaagatggagtgagagaaagaaggcagAGCCAATTTCAAAGTCAAACTCTTGCTGATATACAGAATGAATACTATTTATATACTCCCAGAATACTACGCATTCATAcaagcacaaatgcacacacacacacacactctcaaacacctagacaagcacacacacacacacacacacacacacacaaacacacacacacacagtcagaacagGATTAAACAGAGACACTAAAAGCAGATGGACAGAGGACACGACTAAAGAGATCCAGGAGGGTGGGGGTTGTACAGGCAAACATCTGTGCGAGGACCCTGGGGAATCAGAAACACTAATGAGATCAAAGACTTTGCCCAAAGTTTTCCAGCATGATCTTCTGGTGTTCATTCACAGGCCTGTGTGGCTTTCATGAAAAGCTAATTATACTCAGAGAATGGAACCAGATGCATGACTGGAAGTTGTCTAATGAAACCAAagtgtttttcaaaacacacgCGTGAGTCCTGAaaatggaacagttgaaataaGTTTTATGCTAACAGCTTCTCaaattattgtattttatacACTTGACATATCAGTTACAATTTCAGTTAACTTATTGAGGAGTATGCACCAAAGGAAGTGTGTTACATAAAAAGCAGTGTAGTGCCTTAGTGCAGACCTTTGACTTGTACCACTCCTCAGACTCATGTAGGTTCTTGGAGGCCAGGTTCTCGTACTGCAGACGCACATCGCGGAGGGCAGCCGTGAGGTCAGGCTTTGCGACGTCCATGTCCACCTGGACATTCTGCTCCTGGATCTGACCCTGCAgctccaccatctcctgcaggaacacacagacagcagggtgGGGCCAGTCTGTGCTGgac encodes the following:
- the viml gene encoding vimentin like is translated as MSSQSSYRKMFGGERPIARSNYSSRQFSAPTRTRVSFGLRSAPTIYATKTSRVRTSAPMPRLASENLDFSLSDAVNTEFKTNRTNEKAQMQHLNDRFANYIDKVRFLEQQNKILTGELEHLRGKGTSRIGDLYEEEMRELRRQVDQLTTERARVEVNRDNMAEDIERLKAKLQDEMLQREEAEMNMQSYRQDVDNAALSRLDLERKVESLQDEIGFLKKLHDEEMVELQGQIQEQNVQVDMDVAKPDLTAALRDVRLQYENLASKNLHESEEWYKSKFADLTESAARNTEALRLAKQDANDYRRQVQALTCEVDSLKGTNESLERQMREMEENFSMEVSGNQETITRLEDDNNNIKDEMARHLREYQDLLNVKMALDIEIATYRKLLEGEESRISTPVPNFSSLNLRESMLESRPLESSMTTTKKVLIKTIETRDGQVINESTQNPDMD